One Epinephelus lanceolatus isolate andai-2023 chromosome 10, ASM4190304v1, whole genome shotgun sequence genomic region harbors:
- the nr4a3 gene encoding nuclear receptor subfamily 4 group A member 3 isoform X1 — MNPEKANTVVIRGKRSDGLEALAQTAFIKVVTFVGTGSEERAQPSSEPRRSDTSSFATPAESSPLQEPCPGRSDATPPSRTLSTIQREALSPDMPCVQAQYGPAPPGSTYSGQSFSYQGDSYSSDLMTPDYTKLDLGGGEISAAATTSLPSFNVFVEGSYEPKSSCLYQMPTHRPIKKEEESYPTAPPLEAMSSSTMYFKQSPPSTPTTPSLPPQPGTSFLWEEHPLAPPSHAHSLGSGLDTGPLKSPRFPHFYQHSPPHSGGSVGGYESLGGGLVRTSSSSSSSSSSVSHPHGPPLEQPMYQLHRGAGGSSLAFRSLALGPCGPLLGDSLPSPPPRGPQGEGTCAVCGDNAACQHYGVRTCEGCKGFFKRTVQKNAKYVCLASKNCPVDKRRRNRCQYCRFQKCLSVGMVKEVVRTDSLKGRRGRLPSKPKSPLQTEASPPSPPLSLLSALLRAYSHCTPRDLNYSQFSAAETPSSSSDAEHIQLFYRLLTISMETTRCWADRLPGFSELQREDQNLLIDSAFLELFVLRLAHRSMLSEDKLVFCNGLVLHRFQCLRGFGEWLDSIRDFSTHLQSLNLDASAFACLAALVLLTEQVPGLKDSKRVEELQNKVICCLRDHLGCGPSSSSSKAAPPLSRILGLRAELRSQRTQGLQRIFYLKLEDLVPPPPLIDRFLDTLPY; from the exons aTGAACCCTGAGAAGGCGAATACGGTGGTGATCAGAGGCAAGCGAAGCGATGGCCTGGAGGCACTGGCACAGACTGCTTTTATAAAAGTTGTGACTTTTGTAG GCACAGGTTCGGAAGAGCGCGCCCAGCCGAGCTCGGAGCCCCGGCGATCGGACACTTCTTCCTTTGCGACGCCCGCCGAGTCCTCCCCGCTCCAGGAGCCCTGTCCCGGCCGCAGCGACGCCACCCCTCCATCCCGGACACTCAGCACCATTCAGCGCGAAGCTCTTTCACCAG ACATGCCCTGTGTGCAGGCTCAGTACGGGCCCGCCCCTCCAGGCTCAACCTACTCTGGCCAGTCCTTTAGTTACCAGGGTGACAGCTACAGCTCTGACCTCATGACCCCCGACTACACCAAGCTGGACCTGGGTGGTGGCGAGATCTCCGCCGCCGCCACCACCTCCCTCCCGAGCTTCAACGTCTTCGTGGAGGGGAGCTACGAGCCCAAGTCCTCCTGCCTCTACCAGATGCCCACACACAGGCCCAtcaagaaggaggaggagagctacCCGACTGCTCCGCCACTGGAGGCCATGTCCTCCTCCACCATGTACTTTAAACAGTCTCCCCCTTCCACCCCGACCACCCCGTCCCTGCCGCCCCAGCCTGGCACCTCCTTCCTGTGGGAGGAGCACCCCCTGGCCCCTCCATCGCACGCCCACTCTCTGGGCTCCGGCCTTGACACGGGCCCCCTCAAGTCGCCCCGCTTTCCGCACTTCTACCAGCACTCGCCGCCCCACAGTGGCGGCAGCGTTGGCGGTTACGAGAGTCTGGGCGGAGGACTGGTGcgcacctcctcctcttcctcctcctcctcatcctcggTCTCCCATCCTCACGGTCCACCTCTGGAGCAGCCCATGTACCAGCTGCACCGCGGGgccgggggcagcagcctcgcCTTCCGCTCCCTGGCTCTTGGGCCCTGTGGCCCCCTACTAGGAGACAGCCTGCCATCGCCTCCCCCGCGTGGCCCCCAAGGAGAGGGCACCTGTGCGGTGTGTGGGGACAACGCGGCCTGCCAGCATTACGGCGTACGCACCTGTGAGGGCTGCAAGGGCTTCTTCAAG CGCACCGTGCAGAAAAACGCCAAGTATGTGTGTCTGGCCAGTAAGAACTGTCCTGTGGACAAGAGGAGACGCAACCGCTGCCAGTACTGCCGCTTTCAGAAGTGTCTGAGTGTTGGCATGGTGAAGGAAG TGGTACGCACTGACAGCTTGAAGGGGCGCCGAGGCCGTCTGCCTTCCAAACCAAAGAGCCCCCTGCAGACGGAAGCGTCTCCTCCCTCTCCACCCCTCAGCTTGCTCTCCGCTCTGCTCAGGGCTTATTCCCACTGCACGCCCCGTGACCTCAACTACAGTCAG TTCAGCGCTGCCGAAACTCCCTCCTCCTCGTCAGACGCAGAGCACATCCAGCTCTTCTACAGGCTGCTCACCATCTCGATGGAGACCACACGGTGCTGGGCTGACCGGCTGCCCGGCTTCTCCGAACTTCAGCGTGAAGATCAGAACTTGCTCATAGACTCTGCCTTCCTGGAGCTGTTTGTCCTGCGATTGGCTCACAG GTCGATGCTGTCAGAGGATAAACTAGTGTTCTGCAACGGCTTGGTGCTGCACAGGTTCCAGTGCCTTCGTGGGTTCGGAGAGTGGCTGGACTCCATCCGGGACTTCTCCACCCACCTCCAGAGCCTAAACCTGGATGCCTCTGCCTTCGCCTGCCTGGCCGCCCTCGTGCTGCTCACAG AGCAAGTCCCAGGTCTGAAGGACTCAAAGCGAGTGGAGGAGCtgcagaataaagtgatttgtTGTCTCAGAGACCACCTGGGTTGCGGCCCTTCTTCCTCCTCGTCCAAGGCGGCGCCCCCCCTGAGTCGCATTCTGGGTTTAAGGGCAGAGCTCCGTTCCCAGAGGACCCAGGGCCTTCAACGGATCTTCTACCTGAAGCTGGAGGACCTGGTACCGCCCCCTCCATTGATTGACAGGTTCCTGGACACTCTGCCCTACTGA
- the nr4a3 gene encoding nuclear receptor subfamily 4 group A member 3 isoform X2, giving the protein MNTRAQLLEQLQFVQLKCTPRDMPCVQAQYGPAPPGSTYSGQSFSYQGDSYSSDLMTPDYTKLDLGGGEISAAATTSLPSFNVFVEGSYEPKSSCLYQMPTHRPIKKEEESYPTAPPLEAMSSSTMYFKQSPPSTPTTPSLPPQPGTSFLWEEHPLAPPSHAHSLGSGLDTGPLKSPRFPHFYQHSPPHSGGSVGGYESLGGGLVRTSSSSSSSSSSVSHPHGPPLEQPMYQLHRGAGGSSLAFRSLALGPCGPLLGDSLPSPPPRGPQGEGTCAVCGDNAACQHYGVRTCEGCKGFFKRTVQKNAKYVCLASKNCPVDKRRRNRCQYCRFQKCLSVGMVKEVVRTDSLKGRRGRLPSKPKSPLQTEASPPSPPLSLLSALLRAYSHCTPRDLNYSQFSAAETPSSSSDAEHIQLFYRLLTISMETTRCWADRLPGFSELQREDQNLLIDSAFLELFVLRLAHRSMLSEDKLVFCNGLVLHRFQCLRGFGEWLDSIRDFSTHLQSLNLDASAFACLAALVLLTEQVPGLKDSKRVEELQNKVICCLRDHLGCGPSSSSSKAAPPLSRILGLRAELRSQRTQGLQRIFYLKLEDLVPPPPLIDRFLDTLPY; this is encoded by the exons ATGAACACGCGCGCTCAGTTATTGGAACAGCTGCAGTTTGTCCAGTTGAAATGCACACCTCGAG ACATGCCCTGTGTGCAGGCTCAGTACGGGCCCGCCCCTCCAGGCTCAACCTACTCTGGCCAGTCCTTTAGTTACCAGGGTGACAGCTACAGCTCTGACCTCATGACCCCCGACTACACCAAGCTGGACCTGGGTGGTGGCGAGATCTCCGCCGCCGCCACCACCTCCCTCCCGAGCTTCAACGTCTTCGTGGAGGGGAGCTACGAGCCCAAGTCCTCCTGCCTCTACCAGATGCCCACACACAGGCCCAtcaagaaggaggaggagagctacCCGACTGCTCCGCCACTGGAGGCCATGTCCTCCTCCACCATGTACTTTAAACAGTCTCCCCCTTCCACCCCGACCACCCCGTCCCTGCCGCCCCAGCCTGGCACCTCCTTCCTGTGGGAGGAGCACCCCCTGGCCCCTCCATCGCACGCCCACTCTCTGGGCTCCGGCCTTGACACGGGCCCCCTCAAGTCGCCCCGCTTTCCGCACTTCTACCAGCACTCGCCGCCCCACAGTGGCGGCAGCGTTGGCGGTTACGAGAGTCTGGGCGGAGGACTGGTGcgcacctcctcctcttcctcctcctcctcatcctcggTCTCCCATCCTCACGGTCCACCTCTGGAGCAGCCCATGTACCAGCTGCACCGCGGGgccgggggcagcagcctcgcCTTCCGCTCCCTGGCTCTTGGGCCCTGTGGCCCCCTACTAGGAGACAGCCTGCCATCGCCTCCCCCGCGTGGCCCCCAAGGAGAGGGCACCTGTGCGGTGTGTGGGGACAACGCGGCCTGCCAGCATTACGGCGTACGCACCTGTGAGGGCTGCAAGGGCTTCTTCAAG CGCACCGTGCAGAAAAACGCCAAGTATGTGTGTCTGGCCAGTAAGAACTGTCCTGTGGACAAGAGGAGACGCAACCGCTGCCAGTACTGCCGCTTTCAGAAGTGTCTGAGTGTTGGCATGGTGAAGGAAG TGGTACGCACTGACAGCTTGAAGGGGCGCCGAGGCCGTCTGCCTTCCAAACCAAAGAGCCCCCTGCAGACGGAAGCGTCTCCTCCCTCTCCACCCCTCAGCTTGCTCTCCGCTCTGCTCAGGGCTTATTCCCACTGCACGCCCCGTGACCTCAACTACAGTCAG TTCAGCGCTGCCGAAACTCCCTCCTCCTCGTCAGACGCAGAGCACATCCAGCTCTTCTACAGGCTGCTCACCATCTCGATGGAGACCACACGGTGCTGGGCTGACCGGCTGCCCGGCTTCTCCGAACTTCAGCGTGAAGATCAGAACTTGCTCATAGACTCTGCCTTCCTGGAGCTGTTTGTCCTGCGATTGGCTCACAG GTCGATGCTGTCAGAGGATAAACTAGTGTTCTGCAACGGCTTGGTGCTGCACAGGTTCCAGTGCCTTCGTGGGTTCGGAGAGTGGCTGGACTCCATCCGGGACTTCTCCACCCACCTCCAGAGCCTAAACCTGGATGCCTCTGCCTTCGCCTGCCTGGCCGCCCTCGTGCTGCTCACAG AGCAAGTCCCAGGTCTGAAGGACTCAAAGCGAGTGGAGGAGCtgcagaataaagtgatttgtTGTCTCAGAGACCACCTGGGTTGCGGCCCTTCTTCCTCCTCGTCCAAGGCGGCGCCCCCCCTGAGTCGCATTCTGGGTTTAAGGGCAGAGCTCCGTTCCCAGAGGACCCAGGGCCTTCAACGGATCTTCTACCTGAAGCTGGAGGACCTGGTACCGCCCCCTCCATTGATTGACAGGTTCCTGGACACTCTGCCCTACTGA